The nucleotide sequence ACTTCATTTGAGAGTCTGGGTTTATCTGTTTCGTATaagacaaaatttgtttcataaaaATATTTCTTTTGACTCTTTAATGGAATAGTAAAGGCGAGTTGAATTATGCATGTAGTGTTTATCATTTCACATCCCTGACTAGTATTCATTTTACTTTCCAAGAGAAATGAATAAGTTTATCATATGTTCAATTGCTCATGCGTCATGACAATAAATATTTTGGTACCTATGTAGACTCTGGAGCTTATCGAACAAGAAAGAATCAACTTATCTTCCAAGCTTATAGAAAAGAGGTATTTCAATACGCAAGCTAAATTGTTTAACATGAAGCTGATATTTTATATCAACTTATTCCCAGTGAGGACACACATAAATCgagaaaaaaaatacttattGACTTTCCATGTTTGTCATAACAGCACTCACTACATGAAGGTTAGAGAGGATGTCAATGCCAAATTGCAGCTGCAACAGGTTTGGTTTTGGAGTCACCTTCATTTACATTGTGCTCTTTCTTCATTGCATTTATTGTTccctttttaaattttggttagGATTGGGTCTATTCTCACTGCACTCACATGGAACCGGGAGAGCATGGAATGGTACAACTTCATtcttttttgtctttctttATTTACACATGTGATAGCTTCTTTAACGATGTTGGCTATCTTTCTAGTTTACTGTAATACATATGTGTACAATTTCCTCACTTCTTTGACTTGATGTCTTGACTCTTGATTGAAGAAACAGTAATTTTTATGCCATGGAGGTGGGACTCCTGCGGGTAATGAGAAGCTTAAAAATTGAAGCCCATTTCTTTAAAATCCCACTATAGTAATGAAATAGATTTTAAGGGTGAGCCAGTACTCAACAAGAGCCCCATAATAACCCATGAATCTATGTTTCCAACTGTGGCAAGTCCTTTTCCCCTTTCCTTCATAAAAAACCGCTTATTTCTTCAGACTTGACTATATAAAAGATTTGGATTTTTGGAGATGTGAAACTCATGCGTAATTATGTATTGCTGGgtctttttttatcttcttgCTTGTGCTTCTGATATAAAGTTTAAAGTAATGCAGATAGAAGTTAATTGTGTCACAGGACTAATTAGATTTTATGCAGGTTAAGGATAGATTTGATGAGAAAGAGTTTCAAGGTATGGCCCTAGACTACTTAACTATATGCTCTTCTGAGTTTGGGGTCTCTATCATCAACTTTCTGTTGTGCATATAATATAATGGCAATGAGATCAAATAAAATGTGATCTATTAGCGAAGTTATTTATGCCTTCTAAGGCGAAGTCCTGAAAGAAAGCTGGTGATTTAGAAACCATTGCATTCAAATTGTTAATATTTTGCAACACAGTTGAACCTAAAAGCATCATGCTGGAGCTGATGAAACTTCTTTATGCATGCTGCCTTTGCAGTTTACACCCTACCTTCCAAATGAAAGTATGTAATAATCATTCTGTTTAAGAAAGAAGCAAGGCCTTCCTAGCCAAAACAAATTTTCCAATCATATTTTATGATCtgtttctttattttaaattagCATATAAATTGCAGTCTATAAAATGGGTTAAGAACAAGCTGTACCACTACCAAATTAGGTATTGTAAGAGCAACTTGCCTCAGTTATACACCAATGATAGGGAAAATATATCATGCTCCATATGATGCTAGCAAGGTGTCTTTAATTCAAGACATGCCTCTGATACACAGTAATTTTACttgtaatattattatttttactcGTCTTATACAGGGAAGGCTAGTTTTGATAACCACCTCAGCATGGACAACCAGGTATGGAACTACTTTGGTTGATCCTTAAGATGTATGGAGTTTTATGTAGTGGCAACCTTTCGATTTATTTTGTCATAACAGGGCAATGATGCAAGGAAGAACCTAATGAACATGTTGGACTCTGCTAAAGCCAAGCTTGATGATATTTTACAAATGAACTCTGAACTTGTTATCGAGAACTGCAAGGTTGCCTCCACAAGATTTTTTTTGGTTCCATTAAATTAGCATATATTGATTCTTTCTTTTAGATGGGGTATACATAAGGTATATGTTGCCAGAAAGTTTGACATGCTACTTTCTTAGACAGTCAATTTAGGTGATATTTAGACAACCTAAACAACAGTCTAGGCTTGCAGGTTGGCAACATCACAAGTCAGAGTCTGACAAGtgaaatttctctctctctcgctctctctctctacatgtATAAGCAGGAAACATTCTCTGGAAGGCAGTATGATATACTTTGTCGTCAGATTGTTTGAACCTTTATTTAGATGGATTCTCGTTCTATGTATGATTTAGATTGACACTCTGACAACAgaatattttatactttttgcaaaagaacggagaattagatagagacctcaaccatagaatacaagctggatggatgaagtggaagagtgcatccagcgtgttgtgtgaccgttgtatgccactgaagctcaagggaaaattttataggacgacaataaggccggcgatgctgtatggcacagaatgttgggcggtgaagcatcaacacgtacacaaaatgggtgtagcggagatgaggatgcttcgttggatgtgtgggcacacgagaaaggataagattaggaatgaggatatccgaggtaaagtaggagtagccgaaattgaaggaaagatgagagaaaatcggttacgggggtttggacatgtgcaaagaaggcctattgacgctccggttccaagatgtgactatgggacagaggttcagggccgaaggggtagaggaagatctaggaaactttggaaaagaccctaagaaaagacttagagtacttggatctaacggaggacatgacacaaaaccgagcgcaatggcgttctaggattcatatagccgaccccacttagtgggacaaggctttgttgttgttgttgttgttgtggccGTTTATATACATGAGTTGATTAGAGTGGATCTTGGTTGCACAAAGTTTTGTTggttttctgttttttctttttatttggtaTGTTCAGGCTTAAGTATTTAGCTAAAACTGACAATGTATTTTCATGAGAACCTACCGGTATGATATACAATTTGACTTGAAAGGAATCATATTAAGCTTATTCTGCTTTTCACATCACATCCTATAGAACAACTtcctttattaaattaatattgcaACTATTCGACCTCTCTTTGAGATCTGCTTCACAGTTTGAGTTGTGATTGTTTCTTATGCTGCTTTCTTGTGCTGATTCAGATGAAGCAGGCTATTGAGCAAGTAAATTTGAGGGAAAGTGATTTTAAGGTCAGTTGGTTGCTAATACAAATAGATTGATGTCTTTGTGGATGTATACATGCCTATGCGGGTGCTTTCAGAAACATAGGATTTAAAATTCGATGCTAAGATATGCTCTGGGAAGTTGGTCTCACATGATTACTTTATTTTCTGCTAGTGTGTGTCCTTGGTTTTACTGTCCGGAATATGGAGTTTTGGTGGATTTTGAATAGAGTGAACTAATTTTTCATTTCTCTTCTCACGTGGGTGATTCCAGCCAGAGCTAAGGGCAATGGATATAAAGACCCTGGAAGAAGAATACGATGCTCTTCTATCAGACAAAGCTGGAGAAACTGAGTACTTGAAGACTCTGCAGGACCAAATTGAGAAACTGAGGGTAAACTGTTTATTGGGTTTTTCTTTGGTGTTTACAGATTTACAGAAATTTGTTACCATGCGACCGTTTGGTGATATGGCCAATCAAAGTGCCAAAGCTGGGTTTGTTGGAGAAAGGGTTCTCACTTAAATAGACTTGAAAAGGAATTATCTGGCATTTTGGTGCCTTTGTTTCCATGGAAATTTGATGGTTTTGAAATGTAGGATAATTGAAGTCTATCTTCAGTGAATATTTTCTGGAAAGAAGATGATTTTATTTGAATAAGAAAAAATTCTGTGTCCTTCCTTTCATTGAAACTATGCTTTTGACAGGGAATATCTCATGTGGTTATATGCACTTGCGGAGAGGAATACAAAGTGGAAGTGGGCATCtgtgcataaaaaaaaaacttgaaacagACGCATGAATTGCGGAAGATGGAAGTCTGAGAATGAAATCATCAGTTGGCTAATGGCTAGAGCCTAGAATACTTGGCCTGCTTTTCAGGTAACTGTTCAAACAAGAACCGAAACCAAATCTAGTTCCTTTCTTGCAACAGGGACataatgatatttgatttagttgttGGTATGGTGCAAGTTGAAATTAATGTCTTTTTGTGCATTGGCATTGGTTAAAGTTGTACAAATTTCCATCACAAACACTATACAATAAGTGAAAATGTCTTTGTGTAAGTGAGAAATTAGTTCTCTTGGATATACACTAATGGAAAAATGTCTTTGACATTCACCTAGCTAACTTGGCTCTGGATAGCAGTCTATCTGCCACTAACTCACCACACATACATTGGTAGTTCTTATACTCCATGCTAACATGGGCTAACGAATGCTTAAACAAAGCACTTTAAGGTGCGTTTGAATGTCCAGTAGACATCATTCATGAACGGGAGGGAGCCCTTTCTGTAGTAGTCAGTAATGAAATTAAAAGATATATAGGGTAGGGTGGAAACGGAAAATTCAGttattttgtatttatatgCTTGCTTGCACAAAGAGAAATTACTTACAGGTTGTGGAGATGTATATTCCCTTATATGTGGCACTCAGACTTTTGCTTGAGTTGTCGAAATATATTCCCCATATAAACAAGTAAAGGAATGGAAAAAACTAAAAGCACCTGATCCCAAGTGCTTCAAGTGCTGCTGAGATATCATGGGCTTGGTAGTTCTCCACGAGGGCAATGTTAAGGCTATCTTGTGGGACCACATCTTCTCTTTTGAAACTGTCTTTACCGTGAATAAGCTTCTCACTGCCATACTCAACAGAGCCTCTTAGAACTAGGGTCTTGTGGAGGCCGGCCAGCAAGTCTTCATTGTCTGTATCTCCTTTTTCCCCGACAAATACAACCACTTTCGAAAGATCAATGGCCCACCTGACAGAAAGATATCTACATAGGAGAATAGAAGAGCAGCTTAGTAATACCAAAATATTCTGATGCTTTCATCAGTGTAGTGTTGCGTAATAATAATACAGTAAGCAAATGAAACCCAACCTTAGTGCTTGTACTCTTGATGCAACTAGGGGTACAACATTTAACCTTGAAGCTACACGAGTGTAGACAAGGTTGCATCGGAAGCCTCTCATCCGCAACAATTGGCGCAGGTCATCAACCCGTCGAGTCTACAATTGTTACAGCAGATCAtagatattttttattatgaaaCTACAAATATGTCTTAGGGAACCACTTTCCATTGAGGTTAGTAGTTTCTCGACAGTATAGCAAGTTTCTCACCTTGGCTCCTGGTTTCACACTATAAGAGTAGCACCTAGAGCTACTTGATCTGGCATACTCCACGACATCATCCTCAGCTCCAACTTCTAGCCTGGCTAGCCTTGGAACCATGGACCTCACATTCTCCCCAGGCCATCTGTACTCGATATGGGTTTCATAATCTGCATCAGCTGCTAAATCCCTCCATGGGTAGTACATTTCACTCCCACTTTTGCAGACCAACGCGTCAAAATCTTCTATGTTTACTTGGCACCCTTTAAACGCTTTCATGATATCTTGTAAGCTGGAACCAGTTAACAACACAATGCCTACTCGACCCTGGCCATAGCCTAAGCCTGCTGCTTTCTTTACATTCACTAGAATTTCTTGAAATACCTGGGTGCCGTCTCCATTCTGGTCATAACAGTCGATGGCAATTACAAATAGACTCTGCCTTCTGCCAGGACCATAAGTAGCACCTACATTGCTAGTGGACGAAGACATTCTAGTTATGGCTTCAATCAGTTCCCTCTGTCTAGTTGCTGCATCGAGCTCTCCATTATGCTTGAAGTCTCCTTCCACAGAGAATCTCAAAGAAAGGTCTTCCACATCTTTTAGAGAGTCACTCAATGGTTCTTCAGGAATTGGCGTGATCTGACGACGGGTAGTGGGGTAACGGTTTCTGGAATGTTCAACATGGGAGAGGTAGTTTCGGCAGTGTTCTGGCCACGAAAAGCGGTGGATGTTCTTCAGACCGTTATTTCTGCATTCAAGCCAGAGGTTTTTTTCTCCGACAAGTTTGAGCAGTGCCTCTTCTATGGCTTTCTGGTCATGTGGGTCAACTAGGAGGCCGTTATTTAGTGCCTGGTAATACAGAGTCAGCTATCCGTTAGTTCATTAGACACAAAGCAACAATAAGTATTCCACGTCTCTGATAGTTGTGAGAATCACTAATACAAGTGAGCCACCTCTGTTTGTGGAAATAATGAGGTAACTAAATGTGGTATAAATAATATAGTTACCTTCAGAATATCCACAGGCCCTCCATTTTTGGTGGCGACCACTGGTAAACCATAAGCAGCTGCCTGGAAACAAAACCACAAGAACATTATATACACTGTTTGCAGTGAGGAATTAGGACAAATAATTACCGTTTCATAAGAATATCTGCACTAGAGCCTAGAAATGAAGCAGATGATCATGAAAAGCTCACCTCTATAATTGTGAGCCCGAAAGGTTCCACGAGAGCTGGGTTGATGAAAACTCCCTTCAATAGAAATCAATGTAATTTGTTACTCTCAGAAATTGAAGTGTTGAAAAGAAATGACCAGCAGGTAGCATAGTACGAAAACAGATTATTTGGGGACGATGATACAAGGGTCATCTGACCTTGTGAAGTCAACCAAGGctcatttttaaagaaataattGAAGCCCTATATGATACAGTGTGTATGTACCTTTGTTTTTGCAGCTAGACGATAAATGTCTGGCACATCTGATTGCTTGTGATGCTTAGGATAGGCCACTTGCCCATACAGATCATACTTGTCAATGAGCTTGAGTACGGTTGTAAGAACAACCGAGCTACTATTTGACATTTCTTCAATGTCATCTCTGTTACCAAGTATTAGTGTCTGCATAAGCAACAGGTGTAACCCAGCATTAGTGTCTGGTTTAAGAATACATGATCCAGTTATCGGAAATCAAAGTATGAACTTTACCAAGTTGGCTAGCTCCCGAAGAGCTCGGCATTCCCCAAAGGCCTTGAGCAAGGTAGTAACATTTTTCTTGGGGTCAGGACGAGACAATGCAAGTATAGTGGGCTTGTGAGGGTTGGTAAAAAATCGCATTACCTGCATTGCAACAAACGAAATCAGCATCAGCAGGCAATAACATGCCTATTGTAAGTCAGTCTAAACCTAGTTTATTTATAGGAAGATCTCCATTCACTCTTTCCATGGAGGATCGGAAATGCTATGGAGGAGATGGGAGATTGTTTCATTTCCGGTGGACAAAATGCATATATACCTGTATAACCAATTGAAGGGAATGGGAATATGTGAAAGGAGAAATAGGTAGAAGAATATGCAACCTCAGACCAGATTGGAGGCAGATGCCTTTTGCTTTGACCTCTATCAGAGCCAATCAAGGATTTGAGATCTCCATCTCCTTCGGAATCATGGGCAGTAACACAGCTGAAGTCCATGCCTGGCGGTATAACCTAAATGTCGTCACCGCATAGTGATTAGTCTGTATAAGACTTTGggaagaaaagaatgaaataTGAGACATGACGTTGTTAAGTCATTAATCTTTCATTTGGAAATCCACAATCATTGACAGTGAGGAGAAGAGAATGTGAAGTGTTGCTTACCACCATTCTTGGCATGTATCGTCCAAGGCAACTGACTCCACGACGTCTCCTAACCCTAAGTTTCCTCTCCAACTTGAGGTCAAAGCCATCGTAGAGTCCCCATTGCTCTTCGATTTCTTGCCTAGTGCTGGTGACCACCGTTTCAGCAGAATCCAACCCCAGCTCCTCACCCTCGATCCTCCTCATGATTTTGTAGGTTGCGTTGATGTCCTCCTTTGTCAACCTCCCTTGTTTGAGCAATTGTTCAAACTTGTTTCGGCCTAACGAATGCCCAGTTAGCACCATTGGCACGTTCAAAGCCCCGGACAAGTGAGCAGCCACCTCCCCAGCATCGGCATAGTGGCCATGGATCACATAAGGCCATGTGGGTTTTCCCCCATTGACTTCTTCACCAAGAGCTCTTGCCATGTTCACAATGTGGCCGAGAGCCCCATCAACGAATTCAGGTATGTGAGGCCAAAGTGACTCTTTGGGTATATACCTGCAGGCAGCATGCCTCAATCAAATTCATATTCACATCTGGAGTTGGACTAGGTCACTAGACACGTACTAGGGCAGTAGGATTAAGAAAAAAAGGGTTGAAGGGTATTACTTATCGTGGGGTCCACAGGGGAGGCGGACAATGTAGGCTCCACAGCTGCCACTTCCATCAGGTGGACATATGAGCATCTCATTGGGTTCACCGTAGCTGGAGTCTACCTCCGGTGAAGTAATTTGTCTCGTTAGCAGATCAACTCGGTAGACTCCCTTTGTATTAGCCAGAGCACGAGCAAGTTCAATCACATACTTGACCTGAATATCGCAGGTACCATGCATACGTAAATCCATACACATTCCATTAGTATTAATTTCATACATGATATTACTTCTTGATGAATATATTATCATTCTGAATCAACGGATCATTGTTCTTACCTGACCGCCTGTATCGGAATCTCTTCCGAGTTCCATGTTTTCTCCACGCACCAACCCATGCATACTACAACATGTCATTGATGTCAAGAACAAGAAACGCGCTATAATCAAATTGTACGGCACACTTTGACTTTCAACTGCATATGCAAAAATATATACGTACCTGATCAGGACAACGTAAAGATGCCTAGACTTGTTAACATCATCGGACCACACAGGCATGTCGGATTTACTTCTTAAAATATCCTTCACTGTTGGTTCTGCGCAACTCACGTCCCCTTTTTCCTTCTCGCCTTCAGACAGCTCGGAAAGGTCATCCTCCGCGTCACGGCGCCCTTGCTCCCTGTCCAGACGTCGTTTGACAAGCCTTTGAGCGTCATCCCATGCCATCTGCACTCACTCACCCACACACCAAGTTCGAACCAGattccttcttttcctttgtcaAGTAGCTAGTTTTAGTTGAGCACTTGATTCACTCACCTGTTTCTTTTTACGGGCGAGATGCCAAATGCGCCAGCACGTATTCTCAAGCCTATAGCTGTGTTCTCGGCTATTCCTTGTAGCTATTACCTGCACCACCATACCCATTAATTTAATACTTCTCACActaatttaacttttaaaacatgAGTTTTATTATCtagttagttttttattttttattttttttatcaacacTAAACAAATACAGAATATTGCATCCACCTTTCATGAGATCAGAGTTTTAGGATTGGACCAAAAAAATGGGAACATATATGTACATGAGAAATGTTTTAGTGCGTCGAGAGGACGGTCCGGTACACCAAGTGTATCAATACaattatttggatttttttttttcaagttttcaaccaattatattattatacttGATGTACCAGATCGTGTTCTtgacacactgaaaaatctcttatatatacacacacatgcataGTTAGTGTATCGGGTCATGTTTCCAGCGCATTGAAAAAGCTATCATATTTACGTGCATTTGTGGGCCCCAAATAGTATACAAAAACCATTTATTAACATGGGGTCTACTAAACTTAGGAGAAAATCAGTGTAAACCCATCTGTGGCCCCCACAATTCTCAAATATATGCTCATCACTCATGGCTCATCACATCCCCATCCCATATTGGAACCATTTTTGTGAATCAGATTCTCTCTATTTTATATGTCACTCAATTCACTAAATCCTtacaattatatatacatcGAGTGAAATAATCAATTCACTGCCTTTCATCATTTCTTTGTGGAAATGCATTGTTCAtgaattcaaattaaaaaaaaaaaaaaccct is from Malus sylvestris chromosome 5, drMalSylv7.2, whole genome shotgun sequence and encodes:
- the LOC126621480 gene encoding uncharacterized protein LOC126621480, producing the protein MEEYLQYMKTLRSQMNDVEDQAAKVSVEEQMQLTTIQTLENDLNSAISEIKRFMEDIEQMKNAKGQVCSLILEKQRKIASLEADSSTLIQTLELIEQERINLSSKLIEKSTHYMKVREDVNAKLQLQQDWVYSHCTHMEPGEHGMVKDRFDEKEFQGKASFDNHLSMDNQGNDARKNLMNMLDSAKAKLDDILQMNSELVIENCKMKQAIEQVNLRESDFKPELRAMDIKTLEEEYDALLSDKAGETEYLKTLQDQIEKLRGISHVVICTCGEEYKVEVGICA
- the LOC126621476 gene encoding sucrose-phosphate synthase 4-like, with the protein product MAGNDWLNGYLEAILDAGNNTRKRDDGRQKISKFEEQVKAEKLFNPTKYFVEEVVNSFDESELHRTWIKVIATRNSREHSYRLENTCWRIWHLARKKKQMAWDDAQRLVKRRLDREQGRRDAEDDLSELSEGEKEKGDVSCAEPTVKDILRSKSDMPVWSDDVNKSRHLYVVLISMHGLVRGENMELGRDSDTGGQVKYVIELARALANTKGVYRVDLLTRQITSPEVDSSYGEPNEMLICPPDGSGSCGAYIVRLPCGPHDKYIPKESLWPHIPEFVDGALGHIVNMARALGEEVNGGKPTWPYVIHGHYADAGEVAAHLSGALNVPMVLTGHSLGRNKFEQLLKQGRLTKEDINATYKIMRRIEGEELGLDSAETVVTSTRQEIEEQWGLYDGFDLKLERKLRVRRRRGVSCLGRYMPRMVVIPPGMDFSCVTAHDSEGDGDLKSLIGSDRGQSKRHLPPIWSEVMRFFTNPHKPTILALSRPDPKKNVTTLLKAFGECRALRELANLTLILGNRDDIEEMSNSSSVVLTTVLKLIDKYDLYGQVAYPKHHKQSDVPDIYRLAAKTKGVFINPALVEPFGLTIIEAAAYGLPVVATKNGGPVDILKALNNGLLVDPHDQKAIEEALLKLVGEKNLWLECRNNGLKNIHRFSWPEHCRNYLSHVEHSRNRYPTTRRQITPIPEEPLSDSLKDVEDLSLRFSVEGDFKHNGELDAATRQRELIEAITRMSSSTSNVGATYGPGRRQSLFVIAIDCYDQNGDGTQVFQEILVNVKKAAGLGYGQGRVGIVLLTGSSLQDIMKAFKGCQVNIEDFDALVCKSGSEMYYPWRDLAADADYETHIEYRWPGENVRSMVPRLARLEVGAEDDVVEYARSSSSRCYSYSVKPGAKTRRVDDLRQLLRMRGFRCNLVYTRVASRLNVVPLVASRVQALRYLSVRWAIDLSKVVVFVGEKGDTDNEDLLAGLHKTLVLRGSVEYGSEKLIHGKDSFKREDVVPQDSLNIALVENYQAHDISAALEALGIRCF